A stretch of Clostridia bacterium DNA encodes these proteins:
- a CDS encoding iron ABC transporter permease encodes MPHKSLKRIGIILSLFIAFSIAILVGRYPVSLQKVFKILFDWGSTNYSAVERAVILDVRMPRALLAILVGGALSVSGAAFQGMFHNPLVDSGILGVSSGAGFGAALAIILFNRSYGMIYLLSFVFSIIAVLSSLLIGSVYDRHNKVMLVLGGVIVSSIFSALLSFMKYVADPYDQLPSIVFWLMGSLASVWYSDVLISLIPISIGMLIIFAFRWRLNVLSMGDKEAKSMGVHVGLIRIMIITGATLATAASVAVAGVVGWIGLVIPHVGRMLVGNDNRTLIPVSFVLGGTFLLLIDTLGRSITGSELPLSILTALIGGPFYIYLLLRTKGGGW; translated from the coding sequence ATGCCTCATAAGAGCTTAAAAAGAATCGGAATCATATTGTCACTTTTTATCGCATTCAGCATCGCTATTTTGGTGGGACGGTATCCAGTGAGCCTACAGAAGGTGTTTAAAATACTATTCGATTGGGGCTCTACAAACTATTCTGCAGTTGAAAGAGCGGTCATATTGGATGTGCGTATGCCGAGGGCTCTTTTAGCCATTTTAGTAGGAGGAGCACTGTCTGTAAGCGGTGCTGCATTCCAAGGAATGTTTCATAATCCGTTGGTGGACTCAGGTATATTGGGAGTATCCTCTGGCGCCGGTTTTGGTGCAGCGTTAGCCATCATATTGTTTAACCGTAGTTATGGAATGATCTATCTATTGTCTTTTGTCTTTAGCATTATTGCCGTTTTATCTAGTTTACTAATCGGAAGTGTCTATGACCGACACAACAAAGTAATGCTAGTATTGGGTGGCGTGATTGTTTCTTCCATTTTTAGTGCACTGCTGAGTTTTATGAAGTATGTGGCAGATCCCTATGACCAATTGCCGTCCATTGTTTTTTGGCTTATGGGTTCTTTGGCTAGTGTTTGGTATTCAGACGTACTCATCTCGTTAATTCCGATTAGCATTGGGATGCTGATTATTTTTGCTTTCCGGTGGCGCCTCAATGTACTAAGTATGGGGGATAAGGAAGCAAAATCCATGGGCGTACACGTGGGCCTTATCCGGATCATGATTATAACTGGTGCAACCTTAGCCACGGCAGCATCTGTTGCCGTGGCGGGGGTAGTTGGATGGATTGGCCTGGTTATTCCCCACGTAGGACGTATGCTCGTAGGAAATGATAATCGCACCTTGATTCCGGTGAGTTTTGTATTAGGGGGGACTTTCCTGCTCCTGATTGACACATTGGGAAGAAGCATTACTGGGAGCGAGTTGCCATTAAGTATATTGACAGCTCTAATCGGTGGACCCTTCTATATCTATTTGCTTCTTAGAACCAAGGGTGGTGGATGGTGA
- a CDS encoding ABC transporter ATP-binding protein: protein MSLIAESIEFAYKKNKPILKGINLKAEYAQVLILLGPNGCGKSTLLDILLGLNQPDAGTVQIEGKDIRALSRSKMASLVSYVSQSKRTTFPYLVRDMIMMGRTPYISPLGVPSLEDEKKVERAMELVGVTKFADRPFPSLSGGEAQLVLLARSLAQESNILVLDEPTAHLDFKNELEFLTLASTLAVKEHKCIVMATHFPNHAFYFQSMGVKTKVLLMHDGRDYACGSPAEVLTTENIKEVYQVQARVIMTDQDLGYIVPQNVWRG, encoded by the coding sequence ATGAGCTTAATCGCGGAATCGATAGAGTTTGCTTATAAAAAGAATAAACCAATTCTAAAGGGAATCAACTTAAAGGCGGAGTATGCCCAGGTTCTAATACTATTGGGGCCGAATGGTTGTGGAAAATCCACCTTGTTGGATATATTGTTAGGCTTAAATCAACCGGATGCTGGCACTGTTCAGATTGAAGGAAAGGATATTCGGGCACTTAGCCGTAGCAAGATGGCTTCCTTGGTATCGTATGTTTCTCAAAGTAAACGTACCACCTTCCCCTATTTAGTACGGGATATGATTATGATGGGACGCACGCCTTATATTTCTCCACTGGGGGTGCCAAGCCTTGAGGATGAAAAAAAAGTTGAGCGTGCTATGGAATTAGTGGGTGTTACTAAGTTCGCGGATCGACCCTTTCCCAGCCTTTCAGGTGGTGAAGCCCAGCTGGTGCTTTTAGCAAGATCCTTGGCTCAAGAAAGCAATATACTCGTATTAGATGAGCCGACAGCACATTTGGATTTTAAAAATGAACTTGAATTTTTGACCCTAGCTTCTACACTTGCTGTAAAAGAACATAAGTGCATTGTTATGGCCACACACTTTCCTAACCATGCTTTCTACTTTCAAAGTATGGGCGTGAAAACCAAGGTTTTACTCATGCATGATGGAAGGGATTACGCTTGTGGAAGTCCAGCTGAAGTATTGACAACAGAGAATATCAAAGAGGTATATCAGGTACAGGCGCGTGTTATCATGACAGATCAAGATTTGGGATATATCGTTCCCCAGAATGTATGGAGAGGATAA
- a CDS encoding ABC transporter substrate-binding protein, which translates to MFNKNRIVILYIVLFLVLILPVGCSKEEPIPMPTEGVSVTDSIGREIIVPEDAHHLGTIFAASGHIVGLLGHDEDIVCITNGLTRDILFNRACPGVGENPVVKDSGRLNIEEIVRVETDLAFIEKETYYAKGEKEKLEMFGIPYFVVDFTDIDSQLFTIESMGEALGEQEKAAAYVSWYRDMVELVESRVADIPESEKLTVYHSVNEAIRTDPIDSLSTDWIERTGLINVSAHEELEFTDNKYYSSLEQILLWDPDLILCNESGVDEYIRTESAWSSLKAVHDDRVYLLPNGISRWGHMNSIEIPLAMLYTGKIAYPERFEDIDIEEIAEDYYEQFWDYQLTDDELQDILSGKDMRKRKE; encoded by the coding sequence ATGTTTAATAAAAATAGGATTGTTATATTATATATAGTGTTATTTCTAGTACTAATTTTGCCAGTTGGCTGTTCTAAGGAAGAACCGATTCCTATGCCCACCGAAGGGGTGAGCGTGACCGACTCAATCGGACGTGAAATCATTGTTCCGGAGGATGCTCATCATTTGGGTACAATTTTTGCAGCAAGCGGACATATCGTGGGTCTACTAGGCCACGATGAGGATATTGTGTGTATCACCAATGGCTTGACTCGGGATATTCTTTTTAATCGGGCCTGCCCAGGTGTCGGAGAAAACCCTGTCGTTAAGGACTCAGGCAGATTAAACATAGAAGAGATTGTTCGGGTAGAAACAGATTTAGCATTTATTGAAAAAGAAACCTACTATGCCAAAGGAGAAAAAGAGAAGCTAGAAATGTTTGGCATACCCTATTTTGTCGTGGATTTTACAGACATTGATTCTCAATTATTTACAATTGAATCCATGGGTGAGGCTCTTGGGGAACAAGAAAAGGCTGCTGCCTATGTAAGCTGGTATAGGGATATGGTGGAATTGGTGGAAAGTCGGGTTGCCGATATTCCAGAGTCTGAAAAACTGACCGTATACCATAGTGTAAATGAGGCAATTCGTACAGACCCGATCGACTCATTGTCGACCGATTGGATTGAGCGGACCGGACTGATCAATGTATCGGCGCATGAAGAACTAGAGTTTACGGATAACAAGTATTATAGTTCTCTTGAACAGATCCTATTATGGGATCCGGACCTTATTTTATGCAATGAAAGTGGAGTAGATGAATATATCCGGACTGAAAGTGCTTGGTCATCATTGAAGGCTGTACACGATGACCGGGTATATCTTTTGCCAAATGGTATTTCTCGGTGGGGACATATGAATTCCATCGAGATCCCCTTAGCGATGTTATATACAGGCAAGATAGCTTACCCGGAACGATTTGAAGATATAGATATAGAAGAAATTGCCGAGGACTATTACGAGCAGTTCTGGGATTACCAGTTGACGGATGATGAACTGCAGGATATTCTGAGCGGTAAAGATATGCGTAAGAGGAAGGAATAG